Proteins from one Roseovarius nanhaiticus genomic window:
- the hrpB gene encoding ATP-dependent helicase HrpB — protein sequence MAEPLPIDEALPRLLDAMRSRGRAVLQAPPGAGKTTRVPLALMEAGLAPGRIVMLEPRRLAARTAAERMAQSLGEEVGGTVGYRVRGEARTGKATRIEVVTTGILTRRIQSDPELTGIGTVIFDEFHERSLDGDLGLALCLEIAGALRPDLQLLAMSATLDAAPVAALMGDAPLITSEGRAYTVQTRWLDRPRPKAQRLEAALADVTCEALAETEGGVLIFLPGEGEIRRLEGLLAPRIGADCVLRPLFGAMEFKAQHAAIAPDPARRKIVLATSIAETSLTIEDVRVVIDGGRARRMRFDPGAGMARLVTEPVSRAEATQRQGRAGRVAPGTCYRLWTRGEEGALPAFPPAEIEAADLAPLALELALWGAAPEALPLLTQPNPGSYAEAQALLAMLGALDETGHITDHGRSLAALPLHPRLAHMLALAGPEAAPLAALLSERDPLPRSAPADLGLRLAAIRRPKGPHPHAPSRAVLARIAQAARRLASAAKPAQHSDLSDAEMAAIAYPDRIGLRRSGEAPRYLLSGGKGAVLSAEDPLAGQRLIVVTDTDGNPREARIRQAIPISEAQLRGLYADRIHWHDICAWSRREGRVTARQQERYGALVLDDRQWKDAPLEAMTRAMLGGVREMGLVWTDAARRFAARVALGRAAGMDLPEMSDAALMDRLEDWLLPFLQGTRSAAAWRRFDILEALRAQLDYQQMQSLDALAPAHFTTPLGRRIPIDYDTDPPEIQLRLQEMFGQTTHPMVGHTPLRVTLLSPAQRPVQTTMDIPGFWANSYADVRRDMRGRYPRHPWPEDPSQADPTLRAKPRK from the coding sequence ATGGCCGAGCCGCTGCCCATCGACGAGGCGCTGCCGCGCCTTCTGGACGCCATGCGCAGCCGGGGGCGCGCCGTGCTGCAGGCGCCGCCCGGTGCGGGCAAGACAACCCGCGTGCCGCTGGCGTTGATGGAGGCGGGCCTCGCCCCCGGCCGCATCGTGATGCTGGAGCCGCGCCGCCTGGCCGCGCGCACCGCAGCCGAGCGCATGGCCCAGAGCCTCGGCGAGGAGGTGGGCGGCACTGTCGGCTACCGCGTGCGCGGAGAGGCGCGCACCGGCAAGGCGACGCGGATCGAGGTGGTCACCACCGGCATCCTGACCCGGCGCATTCAATCCGACCCCGAGCTTACGGGTATTGGCACCGTTATCTTCGACGAGTTTCACGAGCGCAGCCTCGACGGCGATCTGGGCCTCGCGCTCTGCCTCGAAATTGCAGGCGCGCTGCGCCCCGATCTGCAGCTCTTGGCGATGTCCGCCACGCTGGACGCGGCGCCGGTGGCGGCGCTCATGGGGGACGCGCCGCTCATCACCAGCGAGGGGCGCGCCTATACGGTCCAGACCCGCTGGCTGGACCGGCCCCGCCCCAAGGCGCAGCGGCTGGAGGCGGCGCTGGCCGATGTGACCTGCGAGGCGCTGGCCGAAACGGAGGGCGGCGTGCTGATCTTTCTGCCCGGCGAGGGCGAGATCCGCCGGCTGGAGGGGCTGCTGGCGCCGCGAATCGGCGCGGACTGCGTCCTGCGTCCCCTCTTCGGCGCGATGGAGTTTAAAGCCCAGCACGCGGCCATCGCGCCCGACCCGGCCAGGCGCAAGATCGTGCTCGCCACCTCGATCGCCGAAACCTCACTGACGATCGAGGATGTGCGCGTGGTCATCGACGGCGGCCGCGCGCGGCGCATGCGCTTCGATCCGGGCGCCGGGATGGCCCGCCTCGTGACCGAGCCGGTGAGCCGTGCCGAGGCGACCCAGCGCCAGGGCCGCGCGGGACGCGTGGCGCCGGGCACCTGCTACCGCCTCTGGACCCGCGGCGAAGAAGGCGCCCTGCCCGCCTTCCCCCCGGCCGAGATCGAGGCGGCGGACCTCGCCCCGCTCGCACTGGAACTGGCGCTCTGGGGCGCGGCGCCCGAGGCGCTGCCGCTGCTGACACAGCCCAACCCCGGCAGCTATGCCGAGGCGCAGGCGCTGCTGGCCATGCTGGGCGCACTCGATGAGACAGGGCATATCACAGATCACGGGCGCAGCCTGGCCGCGTTGCCGCTGCATCCGCGCCTTGCGCATATGCTGGCGCTGGCGGGCCCCGAGGCGGCACCCCTCGCCGCGCTCCTGTCAGAGCGTGATCCCCTGCCGCGCAGCGCCCCCGCCGATTTGGGCCTGCGCCTCGCCGCGATCCGCAGGCCCAAGGGGCCGCACCCCCACGCGCCCAGCCGCGCGGTGCTGGCGCGCATTGCCCAAGCCGCGCGCCGCCTCGCCAGCGCGGCCAAACCGGCGCAGCACTCCGATTTAAGCGACGCTGAAATGGCCGCCATCGCCTATCCCGACCGCATCGGGCTGCGCCGCTCGGGCGAGGCGCCGCGCTACCTTCTCTCAGGCGGCAAGGGCGCTGTTTTGAGCGCCGAGGATCCGCTGGCAGGCCAGCGCCTGATCGTGGTGACGGATACCGACGGCAACCCGCGCGAGGCGCGCATCCGGCAGGCGATCCCGATCTCGGAGGCGCAGCTGCGCGGCCTCTACGCCGACCGCATCCACTGGCACGACATCTGCGCCTGGTCGCGCCGCGAGGGCCGCGTGACGGCACGCCAGCAAGAGCGCTACGGCGCGCTCGTTCTCGATGACCGCCAATGGAAGGATGCGCCGCTGGAGGCCATGACGCGCGCCATGCTGGGCGGTGTGCGCGAGATGGGCCTCGTCTGGACGGATGCCGCCCGCCGCTTTGCCGCGCGCGTGGCGCTGGGGCGCGCCGCCGGCATGGACCTGCCGGAGATGAGCGACGCGGCCCTGATGGACAGGCTCGAGGACTGGCTGCTGCCCTTCCTGCAAGGCACCCGCAGCGCGGCCGCATGGCGCCGGTTCGACATTCTGGAGGCGCTGCGCGCGCAGCTCGACTACCAACAGATGCAATCGCTCGACGCGCTGGCACCCGCCCATTTCACCACGCCTCTAGGCCGCCGCATACCCATCGACTATGACACCGACCCGCCCGAAATTCAGCTGCGCCTCCAGGAAATGTTCGGCCAGACCACACATCCCATGGTGGGCCATACGCCGCTGCGCGTCACGCTCCTGTCGCCCGCGCAGCGTCCGGTGCAGACCACGATGGACATTCCCGGCTTCTGGGCCAACAGCTATGCCGATGTGCGGCGCGATATGCGCGGGCGCTACCCGCGCCACCCCTGGCCCGAAGACCCAAGCCAGGCAGACCCCACCCTGCGCGCCAAGCCGCGCAAATAG
- a CDS encoding DUF3108 domain-containing protein, translating to MTHPAAIPARLGLLAALIWLALPLRAEDTAVTYDVRLLGLPVGKMQFAARERDGAYAVTGLFSASGIGRIADAGFRLSATGRIRNGALAPRRYDEKIDTGSRSSTAQLSYEGGVPRLTGGSVMAEVAADPGALDPAQQRGTVDPLTALWGVLRVRPAAGICRYDVVIFDGQRRSRLAMTGGGMTGSGATCTGAYTRLAGFSASEMKRQTVYPFTVTYTSQGGEMRAEALSVKSAYGTASMTRE from the coding sequence ATGACACATCCCGCCGCCATCCCTGCCCGGCTCGGCCTTCTGGCCGCGCTGATCTGGCTCGCCCTGCCCCTGCGGGCCGAGGATACCGCCGTGACCTATGACGTGCGCCTGCTGGGCCTGCCGGTGGGCAAGATGCAATTCGCCGCCCGCGAGCGGGACGGCGCCTATGCGGTTACCGGCCTCTTTTCGGCCAGCGGGATCGGGCGCATCGCCGATGCGGGCTTTCGCCTCAGCGCCACCGGGCGCATCCGAAACGGCGCGCTCGCCCCCCGGCGCTATGACGAAAAGATCGATACCGGCAGCCGCAGCAGCACTGCCCAACTCAGCTACGAGGGCGGCGTGCCGCGCCTGACGGGCGGCAGCGTGATGGCCGAGGTGGCAGCCGATCCGGGCGCGCTCGACCCGGCGCAGCAGCGCGGCACGGTCGATCCGCTGACCGCACTCTGGGGCGTGCTGCGCGTCCGGCCCGCAGCGGGCATCTGCCGATATGACGTGGTCATCTTCGATGGCCAGCGGCGATCGCGCCTTGCCATGACGGGCGGCGGCATGACCGGGTCGGGCGCCACCTGCACCGGCGCCTACACGCGTCTTGCCGGGTTTTCCGCCTCCGAGATGAAGCGCCAGACGGTCTATCCCTTTACCGTCACCTACACCTCCCAGGGCGGGGAGATGCGGGCCGAGGCGCTGTCGGTCAAATCCGCCTACGGCACCGCCTCGATGACGCGCGAGTAG
- the meaB gene encoding ArgK/MeaB family GTPase, with protein MSIDIAQLERGIVKGDRRALSRAITLVESTRPDHRAMAAELVEALKGADGVDRQALRIGLSGTPGVGKSTFIEGFGGMLTGQGLRVAVLAVDPSSARSGGSILGDKTRMDRLSRDPNAFIRPSPSQTHLGGVGRRSREAVALCEAAGFDVVLIETVGVGQSETVVAEMSDLFVLLLAPAGGDELQGVKRGIMEIADIILINKADGDLKSAASRTCADYSGALRLLRKRPQDPEGFPKAMMVSALEDTGMQPAWGEMQALTKWRRENGHWDARRAAQARYWFGEEVRQGLLSQLATPEARAAMEELGAAVAEGRTTPAIAARELLERIGAGVWNG; from the coding sequence ATGAGCATCGACATTGCACAGCTTGAGCGCGGGATTGTCAAAGGGGATCGGCGGGCGCTGTCGCGTGCGATTACCCTGGTCGAGAGCACACGCCCCGATCACCGCGCCATGGCGGCTGAGCTGGTCGAGGCGCTCAAGGGCGCGGACGGCGTGGATCGCCAGGCGCTGCGCATCGGGCTGTCGGGCACGCCGGGGGTCGGCAAGTCGACCTTCATCGAAGGATTCGGCGGCATGCTGACTGGGCAGGGCCTGCGCGTCGCGGTCCTCGCGGTCGATCCCAGTTCGGCCCGCTCGGGCGGCTCGATTCTGGGCGACAAGACACGCATGGACCGGCTCAGCCGCGATCCGAACGCCTTCATCCGGCCCTCGCCCAGCCAGACGCATCTGGGCGGCGTCGGTCGCCGCTCCCGCGAGGCGGTGGCGCTGTGCGAGGCGGCTGGCTTCGACGTGGTGCTGATCGAGACGGTCGGGGTGGGCCAGTCAGAGACGGTGGTGGCCGAAATGTCGGACCTTTTCGTCCTCTTGCTGGCGCCTGCGGGCGGCGACGAGCTTCAGGGCGTCAAGCGCGGGATCATGGAGATCGCTGACATTATCCTGATCAACAAGGCTGACGGCGATTTGAAATCCGCCGCCAGCCGCACCTGCGCCGACTATTCTGGCGCGCTGCGCCTCTTGCGCAAGCGCCCGCAGGATCCCGAGGGCTTTCCCAAGGCGATGATGGTTTCGGCCCTCGAAGATACCGGCATGCAGCCGGCTTGGGGGGAGATGCAGGCGCTGACCAAGTGGCGCCGTGAGAACGGCCATTGGGACGCCCGGCGGGCCGCGCAGGCGCGCTACTGGTTCGGCGAGGAAGTGCGCCAGGGGCTGCTGTCCCAGCTTGCCACGCCCGAGGCGCGCGCCGCGATGGAGGAACTGGGCGCCGCCGTGGCTGAGGGGCGCACCACACCTGCCATCGCGGCGAGGGAGCTGCTCGAGCGGATCGGCGCGGGCGTTTGGAACGGGTGA
- the rpmB gene encoding 50S ribosomal protein L28, with protein MSRRCELTGKGPMVGNNSSHANNKTKRRYLPNLNDVTLQSEALNRGIKMRISAHALRSVDHRGGLDAFLAKAKDVELSPSVLKVKKEIAKALAASA; from the coding sequence ATGTCGCGCCGCTGCGAATTGACCGGAAAAGGCCCGATGGTTGGCAATAACTCCAGCCACGCCAACAACAAGACCAAGCGTCGTTACCTGCCGAACCTGAACGACGTGACGCTTCAGTCCGAAGCGCTGAACCGCGGGATCAAGATGCGCATTTCGGCTCATGCCCTGCGCAGCGTCGATCACCGGGGTGGCCTGGACGCTTTCCTGGCCAAGGCGAAGGATGTCGAGCTGTCGCCTTCGGTCTTGAAGGTCAAAAAAGAAATCGCCAAGGCGCTGGCCGCTTCGGCCTGA